The following are from one region of the Juglans regia cultivar Chandler chromosome 10, Walnut 2.0, whole genome shotgun sequence genome:
- the LOC108991120 gene encoding probable serine incorporator, with translation MENGESSSSNERHDVCKDDSCSRQFSNGSNPWMARYVYGLIFLVSTLLAWTARDYGSNALMEVKRLRGCEDSRDCLGAEAVLRVSLGCFTFFITMFFSTVGTSKLDEPRDSWHSGWWSAKIVMWIAFTTIPFLLPSGIIKLYGEIAHFGAGVFLLIQLISIISFIMWLNDHCRPEKSAERCQIYLMLLATTAYVVCLGGIILMYIWYAPEPSCILNIFFITSTLVLLQLMTSVSLHPKVNAGILTPGLMGLYVVFICWCAIRSEPTEGKCIRNAGATDKTDWLTIISFVVAVLAIVIATFSTGIDSKCFQFRKDRTHGQDDVPYGYGFFHFVFATGAMYFAMLLIGWNTHLSMKKWTIDVGWTSTWVRIVNELLAVCVYLWMLVAPLVWKCRQTEST, from the exons ATGGAGAATGGTGAAAGCAGCAGCAGCAATGAGAGGCACGACGTGTGCAAGGACGACTCGTGCTCTCGCCAGTTCAGCAATGGCTCCAATCCTTGGATGGCAAGATATGTTTACGGCTTGATTTTTCTAGTTTCAACTCTTCTAGCATGGACTGCTCGAGATTATGGCAGCAACGCCTTGATGGAAGTGAAGA GATTAAGAGGATGCGAAGATTCAAGAGACTGTTTGGGTGCTGAAGCAGTTCTGCGAGTGAGCTTGGGGTGCTTT ACATTTTTTATCACAATGTTTTTTTCAACAGTTGGCACCTCAAAGTTGGATGAGCCCAGAGATTCTTGGCATTCTGGATGGTGGTCTGCAAAGATAGTTATGTGGATTGCCTTTACTACCATCCCTTTTTTGCTTCCCTCTGGCATTATTAAGCTCTATG GGGAGATTGCACATTTTGGTGCCGG GGTCTTTCTTCTAATTCAGCTGATAAGCATTATCAGCTTCATTATGTGGCTGAATGATCATTGTCGGCCAGAAAAAAGTGCAGAAAGATG CCAAATCTATTTGATGTTACTTGCAACGACTGCATATGTTGTGTGCTTGGGGGGGATCATTTTGATGTATATTTGGTATGCACCGGAGCCATCTTGCAtccttaatattttcttcattactTCAACATTGGTACTCCTCCAACTCATGACCAGTGTCTCTCTTCACCCAAAA GTGAATGCTGGCATATTGACACCAGGGCTCATGGGGCTTTATGTGGTCTTTATCTGTTGGTGTGCAATTAGGAG TGAACCAACAGAGGGAAAGTGCATCAGGAATGCAGGAGCTACAGACAAAACAGACTGGCTTACCATCATA AGCTTTGTTGTTGCTGTGCTTGCGATTGTTATTGCAACGTTTTCAACAGGCATAGATTCCAAATGCTTTCAG TTCAGGAAGGATAGGACACACGGCCAAGATGATGTTCCGTATGGTTATGGCTTCTTCCACTTTGTGTTTGCCACAGGAGCTATGTACTTTGCAATGCTATTGATTGGTTGGAATACTCATCTTTCCATGAAAAA GTGGACGATTGATGTGGGGTGGACCAGCACATGGGTCAGAATAGTGAATGAGTTGCTGGCAGTTTGTGTCTACC TATGGATGCTGGTGGCTCCACTCGTATGGAAGTGCAGGCAGACAGAATCCACATGA
- the LOC108991122 gene encoding probable ADP-ribosylation factor GTPase-activating protein AGD14, protein MANRLKEDEKNERIIRGLLKLAENRRCINCNGLGPQYVCTNFWTFVCTNCSGIHREFTHRVKSVSMANFTSQEVTALQEGGNQRAKEIYFKEWDPQRHSAPDSSNVERLRDFIKHVYVDRRYTGERSYDKSPRVKMGEKEDVHESRRTDAYQGGPRSPPYEDKYERRYGDRSSPGGRSYDERSPAQESRQYGDYRRSPVRPEIANDWRREDRFGNGRKFEDRREYDGDSKLGGKSPEQPKDLNSSSPPMVRPVREILGENVLPLRIIEPPKANERRAADGSAHTQRTASSSSLGSNPGNPAEVKVENAGSLIDFDADPEPPVAVAVPQPNQTSMTQSTSHPTTSNNDNNWASFDVAPESIVSQVPLNANTLESVVSQLSVSAPVPSHIFGTPGGAGSLATAPIGNMTILPFTGHSATVSVGNTPVLPFSPVAAPIHSLSMFPPGGAPANAPGLTPILPGSGQGPNMQHQQPFFPVTGNQSTTQQYASSVDVVTSSQWQNLSLTTNTLSPSSTPAAQGPQAVSKMAHVPTSGDQPSVLEGKYSARKELPADLFTATYSSFPAPVPMWQTGIPHGMGFHLQYNNALPVPTFQQSKSTNPFDFSSEVPPVQAPTFPSMASLQGALPSVPPAPGLLHPSNLGAPSSAWMPAQASSYTSALLPQAPSYASAVPISSYMGQQVTSDMPPSRHEGVGGFGIGAAALASLNVDQQQAGRFSAPANPDPFSPAGGNPFG, encoded by the exons ATGGCTAACCGACTGAAGGAGGATGAAAAAAACGAACGAATTATACGGGGTCTTCTGAAACTTGCTGAGAATCGGAGATGTATCAACTGTAACGGCCTG GGACCTCAATATGTTTGCACAAATTTCTGGACATTTGTTTGCACAAACTGCAGTGGAATACA TCGAGAGTTCACGCATCGAGTAAAATCAGTATCAATGGCCAATTTTACTTCACAAGAAGTTACTGCCCTTCAAGAAGGGGGGAATCAG CGTGCAAAGGAGATCTATTTTAAAGAATGGGATCCACAACGTCATTCTGCTCCTGATAGCAG TAATGTTGAAAGGCTTCGTGACTTTATTAAGCATGTTTATGTGGATAGAAGATATACAGGCGAGAGGAGCTATGACAAGTCTCCAAGGGTAAAAATG GGTGAGAAGGAAGATGTCCATGAAAGCAGGAGAACGGATGCATATCAAGGAGGGCCTCGAAGCCCACCATATGAGGATAAATATGAACGCCGTTACGGTGATAGGTCTAGTCCTGGTGGAAGAAGTTATGATGAAAGAAGTCCTGCTCAAGAAAGTAGGCAATATGGTGATTATAGGAGAAGTCCTGTTCGTCCTGAGATTGCCAATGATTGGCGTCGAGAGGATAGATttggaaatggaagaaaatttgAAGACCGTAGGGAGTATGATGGAGATTCTAAGCTGGGAGGCAAATCACCGGAGCAACCTAaagatttaaattcatctagtcCCCCTATGGTGCGGCCTGTGAGAGAGATTTTGGGAGAGAATGTATTACCTCTTCGCATAATTGAACCTCCAAAAGCCAATGAGCGAAGGGCTGCTGATGGCTCTGCACATACGCAG AGAACCGCATCTTCCAGTAGCTTGGGATCTAATCCTGGGAATCCAGCGGAAGTCAAAGTTGAAAATGCTGGAAGCTTAATTGATTTTGATGCTGACCCTGAACCTCCAGTTGCTGTGGCAGTTCCACAACCAAATCAAACTTCGATGACTCAATCCACTTCACATCCAACAACTTCTAACAATGACAATAATTGGGCCTCTTTCGATGTTGCACCTGAGTCCATAGTTTCTCAGGTCCCTTTGAATGCGAATACATTGGAATCTGTGGTGTCACAATTATCAGTTTCAGCACCTGTTCCTAGTCATATTTTCGGAACTCCTGGTGGTGCTGGTTCCCTTGCAACTGCACCCATTGGCAACATGACAATATTACCTTTTACTGGTCATTCAGCTACTGTATCTGTAGGGAATACACCTGTGTTGCCCTTCAGTCCTGTTGCTGCACCAATACACAGTCTGTCAATGTTTCCCCCTGGTGGTGCACCAGCAAATGCCCCAGGATTGACACCAATATTACCAGGTTCTGGGCAAGGGCCTAATATGCAGCATCAACAACCTTTCTTCCCTGTTACTGGTAATCAGTCAACTACTCAACAATATGCATCATCAGTTGATGTAGTTACGAGCAGTCAG TGGCAGAATTTATCACTTACCACTAATACACTAAGCCCTTCAAGTACTCCAGCTGCACAAGGACCACAAGCTGTCTCAAAAATGGCACATGTTCCCACTTCTGGTGATCAACCCTctgttttggaaggaaaatacaGTGCAAGAAAAGAACTGCCTGCG GATCTTTTCACTGCAACCTATTCATCCTTCCCTGCACCAGTTCCAATGTGGCAAACTGGTATACCCCATGGTATGGGGTTCCATTTACAATATAATAATGCTCTG CCAGTGCCCACTTTTCAACAGTCAAAATCCACAAACCCATTTGACTTCAGTAGTGAAGTACCTCCAGTTCAAGCCCCAACA TTTCCCTCCATGGCATCCTTACAAGGTGCTCTCCCAAGTGTCCCACCTGCACCAGGCTTATTGCATCCTTCCAACCTTGGTGCTCCGTCATCAGCATGGATGCCAGCCCAGGCATCATCGTACACATCAGCATTGCTTCCACAGGCACCATCTTATGCATCGGCAGTACCTATAA GTTCATACATGGGGCAACAAGTAACTAGCGACATGCCACCTTCCAG GCATGAAGGAGTAGGGGGCTTTGGCATCGGTGCAGCTGCTCTTGCCTCTTTAAATGTGGATCAGCAGCAAGCTGGAAGATTCTCAGCTCCTGCTAACCCGGATCCTTTCTCTCCTGCTGGTGGAAACCCATTTGgatga